ggttaaaattttagagaCAGACAGCCATGAATACAACTTGTGTAGTAGCTAGCTCGAGAAAGCAACCAGCAATATCTCGGAAGATGAAGATGAGATTGAAgaattaaacacataaatgaAAACCAGCTTAATATCCCATCACTGGGATATTAAATATCCATTCCATCGTAAAagattaaaacatttaatttatgacaGTAATGACTATTCCATTAGATTAAAACAGGATGCTGAAGAACAAGTAAAAGATGAActcataatttcttttatattttatttaaaatatttaattatttaataaaattaatgggTTTCTATTTTTGGTGTTGAGATGATCAAGAagcagaagaaattgatgaTGAACAATTACCtagatgaatcttgattttttagtttaaaatatttaattatatttttatatttttttaaattttcgatattttatatttgtattatttatttatatacattttaagtttatatataataaaatttatatatttctgtAATAAGATAGGTGACACAATCCAAttggctttttatttttaacattgtttATTTGGAGTGGAAATACTAACAAAAgcaaagtgaaaaaaaattaaagtaccaATGTGAAAAAGTAATATAAATTGGAGgctaaaatatgaataaaaaagtttgagaataaaataattgaagtgAAAACAAACCCAACCTATTCTATTTTATAGGTTGCTTTCATAAAagtttatttccattttatttattttaattttcatttgttgtcactatcattaatataaaattaagatgTATTTACACATCATAATTTGTTGTAggttaatatttaataagtcaatttattatttttaaatatttgttttatgttcaaaacatttaaaccattaaatatataaaatatatatcagtatgtataatattttagaCTTATGTGATAGAAATATTAGATAGTGGGAGAAAACCTAGAAATTGGTTTGGAGGGTCCTccaaaagtaaattaaaaatgtttgggggccaaaatgaaattataccattatattaatttgCATTCCTACAATTTTTAAAGGCTTTTTGGGGCTCAAGGCAACTAAAAACAACTAGCAAgttgtttattatattaataaatagaGGGATGAATTTGCAACTAAAGTTGGTATGCTCACCCACATGGCCACTACACCTACTCCGGTAGTCACTATCCACCATGACAGAAATTGTCCAATTATCCgcatgaaaaacaaaatcaagaaagaaatgagaataaaataattgaagttataaaagtttatttccatttttatttattttaattttcaaaattaaaatgtattttacaCATCATAATTTGTTGTACggataatatttaataagtcaattatcattttttatatttcatttatagatatttagagtaaattaaaattttttaaatatttgttttatgtacaaaacatttaaaccattaaatatatattagtatgtataatattttagaCTCACGTGATAGAAATATTGGATAGTGGGAGAAAACCTAGAAATTGGGTTGGAGGGTCcttcaaaagaaatattaatttgcATTCTTACAATTTTTAAAGGCTTTTGGGGGGTCAAggtttattatattaataaatagaGGGCATGCTCACCCACTACACCTAATCCCGTAGTCACCATCCACCGTGACAGAAATTGTCCAATTATCCgcatgaaaaacaaaatcaagaaaGATGGGAGGGATCTCCCACTCCAAATGATTTGCATGACCCGAATAGTTTATAAATTACGAAAATAATACTACAAATCAGcctaaaaataaagaaattaaagagaagTTATCTTCAAAATAGGCGgctataataaataaataaataaactaaaaaaaaccaagATTAGTTGAAGAAGAGAAACTCAAAATTGGCCTAAACGAAAGAGAATCCCAATTCCCATcttattaaaacttttaacagaGGACACGAGATaaagttgaagaagaaaataaatgtaCAGTAATTTGGAACTAAAGGGAGAGGATAGCAATAATAGTTTGAATCAAAGTAAGCACAAGTAAGATACTTGCAGCAACGGTAGCAACCCCTCTCCAAAGAGATGAAAAATATTGGTGCTTAAGTATTGCAAGCCAACTATGGTGAGGAACAGCATTGTATGCATTAAGCTTCATGAAAAGACTTGAATATCGGTTCTTCTTCTCCACATCAATATATTTGCAGAGATTGTTGAACATTTTCACTATTGCTTTATGGCTGCCAAGCTGGTTAATCATAATCCTTCTTCGAACAAGTATACCCACATCTTCAGCAGATTTGATGAGATATCCCATTAGAAAGATGTAATCACATATGAAAGTGTCGTTCGGATAGTAGCATTGCTCCCACACCATAAGGTTCCCGTAAAACGATTCCGTCGAGTCGTCAACTTTAAGAGGGGGGATCTTCAATTCTCCATTCTTTTCGTGAAATTCTATATTGAATAAGCATGTGCTTAAGCTCACTTTGAATTTGACT
The Gossypium raimondii isolate GPD5lz chromosome 8, ASM2569854v1, whole genome shotgun sequence DNA segment above includes these coding regions:
- the LOC105784937 gene encoding uncharacterized protein LOC105784937, with protein sequence MYELAFAGNPDYHSFLHLTCHFFSHYYNQSIPIDGVLSPNNPHTSEYRSKLEDAKHFTDLIRTFQQPYPFQKHQHRGNNNEDHQSHILRVKKHLQLISSEKPEPEVILEEGKLQQQQGEYLYSAVLLREAGVKFKVSLSTCLFNIEFHEKNGELKIPPLKVDDSTESFYGNLMVWEQCYYPNDTFICDYIFLMGYLIKSAEDVGILVRRRIMINQLGSHKAIVKMFNNLCKYIDVEKKNRYSSLFMKLNAYNAVPHHSWLAILKHQYFSSLWRGVATVAASILLVLTLIQTIIAILSL